The proteins below are encoded in one region of Phyllopteryx taeniolatus isolate TA_2022b chromosome 11, UOR_Ptae_1.2, whole genome shotgun sequence:
- the mrpl2 gene encoding 39S ribosomal protein L2, mitochondrial — translation MMAVSCLARALRSLSVSQPALLSSQVQLRVGACAPVLLQLGASRAAPCRGFLTTASLEQNRTWWKQREKYSVRPMGMKKTGGRDHTGKIRVHGIGGGHKQKYRWIDFQRLRYEEDGEGQPFDEKVVYVRYDPCRSADIALVVGGNRKRWIIATENMQAGDIIKTSPVIGRMAVSANEGDAYPLGALPMGTLVNNLEVQPGKGSEYIRAAGTSGVLLRKVNGTAIVQLPSKQQVQVLETCMVTVGRVSNVDHNKRIIGKAGRNRWLGIRPSSGLWQRKGGWAGRKIKPLPPMKSYVNLPSISAN, via the exons ATGATGGCGGTGTCTTGTTTGGCTCGAGCCCTGCGGTCCCTCTCCGTCTCCCAGCCTGCTCTGTTGTCGTCTCAG GTCCAATTGCGTGTTGGGGCGTGTGCTCCAGTGTTATTGCAACTGGGTGCATCCAGGGCAGCGCCTTGCCGTGGCTTCCTCACCACAGCATCTCTGGAGCAGAACAGAACTTGGTGGAAGCAGAGGGAGAAGTATTCAGTCAGACCAATGGGGATGAAAAAGACAGGAGGAAGAGATCACACAG GTAAAATCAGAGTACATGGTATCGGCGGCGGTCACAAACAAAAGTATCGCTGGATTGACTTCCAGCGTCTGCGCTATGAGGAAGATGGAGAAGGGCAGCCATTTGACGAGAAAGTTGTTTACGTGCGATATGATCCGTGCAG GTCAGCTGACATCGCCCTGGTGGTTGGAGGTAACCGCAAAAGATGGATCATCGCTACAGAGAACATGCAGGCTGGAGACATCATTAAAACATCGCCCGTCATTGGACGCATGGCAG TGTCAGCAAATGAGGGTGATGCCTACCCACTGGGAGCACTTCCTATGGGCACCCTGGTCAACAATCTGGAGGTACAACCTGGGAAAGGGTCAGAGTATATTCGGGCTGCAG GAACAAGTGGTGTTCTCCTTCGTAAAGTAAATGGAACAGCCATTGTTCAGCTTCCTTCAAAGCAGCAGGTTCAG gtaCTGGAGACCTGCATGGTAACAGTGGGCCGTGTGTCCAACGTGGACCACAACAAAAGGATCATCGGCAAAGCGGGCCGCAATCGCTGGCTGGGCATTCGGCCGTCGAGCGGGCTGTGGCAGAGGAAGGGCGGCTGGGCAGGACGCAAGATTAAACCGTTGCCTCCGATGAAGAGTTACGTCAACTTGCCCTCGATCTCTGCTAACTGA